The Triticum dicoccoides isolate Atlit2015 ecotype Zavitan chromosome 6A, WEW_v2.0, whole genome shotgun sequence genome has a window encoding:
- the LOC119317361 gene encoding F-box protein At5g51370-like, which translates to MPEPDRNSLSAGRGLHRDGPKGWPDLWLLPGKPPHSPAAAMAPPTPPPDRAPDQTLAFSDELLLRVLAYLPEPHLTASASLVCKRWTRLSGRLRRRLAVRDWAFVTHRLPYRFPDLAVLDLFPASIAAPAAPSRASPVLTCGAVSLTLDPAADPPLGACRFLADDVLDRGLAVVAARFPNLRRLSATAASESAGLMDIAGGCATLQELELHRCTDLALRPVSAFAHLQILRIVAASSPLYGTSEDGGVTDIGLTILAHGCKRLVKLELVGCEGSYDGIAAVGRCCAMLEELTIAEHRMDGGWLAALAFCGNLKTLRLQGCARIDDDPGPAEHLGACLTLESLQLHRCQLRDRHALHALFLVCEGARELLVQNCWGLEDDMFALAGLCRRVKLLSLEGCSLLTTRGVESVVTSWNDLQSLQVVACNKIKDEEMTGALSELFSNLKELKWRPDNKSLLAASLVGTGMGKKGRVFFKRILPGHQRVKGKVLNYPAGVAA; encoded by the exons ATGCCTGAGCCCGACCGCAACTCCCTCAGCGCCGGCCGCGGGCTCCACCGCGACGGGCCCAAGGGCTGGCCCGACCTCTGGCTGCTCCCGGGGAAGCCGCCGCACTCGCCCGCCGCGGCCATGgccccgccgaccccgccgccggacCGCGCACCCGaccaaaccctagccttctccgacgAGCTCCTCCTCCGCGTCCTCGCTTACCTCCCGGAGCCCCACCTCACGGCCTCCGCCTCGCTCGTCTGCAAGAGGTGGACGCGCCTCTCcggccgcctgcgccgccgcctcgcGGTGCGGGACTGGGCCTTCGTCACGCACCGCCTCCCCTACCGCTTCCCCGACCTGGCGGTCCTCGACCTGTTCCCGGCCTCCATAGCCGCCCCGGCCGCGCCGTCTCGGGCCTCCCCCGTCCTCACCTGCGGCGCGGTCTCGCTAACCCTAGACCCCGCCGCGGACCCGCCGCTCGGCGCTTGCCGGTTCCTCGCCGACGATGTGCTCGACAGGGGCCTCGCCGTCGTTGCCGCCAGGTTCCCTAACCTCCGGCGCTTATCGGCCACAGCAGCGTCCGAGTCCGCCGGCCTCATGGATATCGCCGGAGGCTGCGCCACGCTGCAAGAGCTTGAGCTCCACCGGTGTACTGACCTCGCGCTCCGCCCGGTCTCTGCCTTTGCGCACCTCCAGATCCTCCGCATtgttgccgcctcctcgccgctgtATGGCACGAGTGAAGATGGCGGGGTAACTGACATCGGCCTCACCATCCTCGCCCATGGCTGCAAACGGTTGGTTAAGCTGGAGCTTGTGGGTTGCGAGGGCAGTTATGATGGCATTGCAGCTGTCGGGCGGTGCTGTGCGATGCTGGAGGAGCTCACCATTGCTGAGCACAGGATGGACGGCGGGTGGCTTGCTGCTCTAGCTTTCTGTGGCAACCTCAAGACCCTGCGGCTTCAGGGGTGTGCCAGGATTGATGATGATCCTGGGCCTGCTGAACATCTTGGCGCCTGCCTCACGCTCGAGAGCCTGCAATTGCATCGGTGCCAGCTACGTGACCGCCACGCCCTCCATGCTCTCTTTTTGGTCTGTGAGGGTGCTCGCGAGTTGCTGGTCCAGAATTGTTGGGGCCTTGAAGACGACATGTTTGCGTTGGCTGGCCTATGCAG GAGAGTGAAATTGCTGTCCTTAGAAGGCTGCTCATTATTAACAACTCGAGGTGTCGAATCTGTAGTCACCTCATGGAATGATTTGCAGAGTCTACAAGTTGTCGCGTGCaacaaaataaaggacgaggaaatGACTGGTGCACTCTCGGAGCTTTTCTCTAATCTCAAAGAGCTGAAGTGGAGGCCCGACAACAAATCTCTCCTGGCGGCAAGCCTAGTGGGCACTGGAATGGGAAAGAAGGGCAGAGTATTTTTCAAAAGG ATTTTACCGGGCCATCAACGAGTCAAGGGCAAGGTGCTCAACTATCCAGCGGGTGTTGCTGCTTAG